One Littorina saxatilis isolate snail1 linkage group LG14, US_GU_Lsax_2.0, whole genome shotgun sequence genomic region harbors:
- the LOC138946870 gene encoding uncharacterized protein, which yields MGGSAIVKKANQTLGFLRRNLKIGAVHTKELAYKSLVRPLLEYACTAWDPSSQKNIAKIEAVQRRAARYVLHRHRNTSSVGEMLQTLQWPSLEQRRRTSRLCMLYKITNNLVKVNCDELQHLPSRSRRSSRTNTRAFNRIPSKTDTRLNSFLPRTIREWNELPEEVVSAATAAAFTSSASHHCQHL from the coding sequence CCATCGTGAAGAAGGCCAACCAGACCCTTGGATTCCTTCGCAGGAACCTCAAGATAGGAGCAGTCCACACCAAAGAACTGGCCTACAAGTCCCTAGTGCGACCTTTGCTGGAGTACGCATGCACAGCCTGGGACCCCTCCTCGCAGAAGAACATCGCCAAGATCGAAGCCGTACAGCGCAGGGCAGCACGCTACGTTCTCCACCGACACCGCAACACCTCAAGTGTCGGAGAGATGCTGCAGACCCTCCAGTGGCCCTCTCTTGAGCAACGCAGACGGACGTCCAGACTGTGTATGCTGTACAAGATTACCAACAATCTCGTCAAGGTCAACTGCGACGAGCTCCAACACCTTCCCAGCAGATCAAGAAGAAGCTCAAGAACAAACACCAGAGCCTTCAACAGGATCCCAAGCAAGACCGATACGAGACTGAACAGCTTCCTCCCCAGAACCATCAGGGAGTGGAATGAGCTACCAGAGGAGGTTGTCAGCGCGGCGACAGCAGCCGCCTTCACCTCCAGCGCATCCCACCACTGCCAGCACCTGTAA